The following DNA comes from Halalkaliarchaeum sp. AArc-CO.
CGGTCGCGATGATCTCACGGCCGCAGTCGACGTCGAGTCCCACAATTTCTACTATCACCCCGACGAGCTGGTCGATGTCGGACTGGTCGACAAGCGACAGCGGCGGACCGCCGATAGCTACGGTTTCTACACGTACTATCGCCCGACAGCGATGGGGCGCGGCATCCTCGAGCACGGCGTCGAGGAGCTGATGCGCCGCGAACGAGAGCTCGACGACGCGTATTCGTGACTCACCGCCGCAGGTTCTCGATCCGCTTTTCGGTGGGCGGATGCGTCGAGAAGATCCGCTGGAGGGTGCTCCGGTCGGCGTTGAAGATACACAGCGCGTTGACGCCGCTGTCGTCGATCCGGGACTCCCGGCCCTCGGCGCTGCGGGAGATCTTCTCGAGGGCGCGGGCGAGCGGATCTCCGGAGCCGATGTAGCGCCGGGCGGTGTCGTCGGCGACGTACTCGCGGTACCGGGAGATCGCCATCACGAAGATCATCACCAGGAAGTTCGCCAGGATGGAGGCGATCCAGGCGACGACGAAACTCCCCGGGTTGTCCTCGCCCAGCACCTGGACGAAGAAGAACACCGCGTAGCCGACGATCGTCGCGATCGACTGGCCGAGGGTCATCATCACGGTGTCGCGGTTCTTGAGGTGCGCGAGCTCGTGGGCGATCACCCCTTCGAGCTCGTCGTCTTCGAGCACCTGCATGAGCTCGGTCGAGACGACGACGATACCGGCCCCCTTGCGGCCGGTCGCGAAGGCGTTCGGGACGCCCATTTCGGCGACCATCAGCCGGGGCTTTTCCATGTCCATGTCCCGGCACAGCGACTCGGTCATCTGATGGACTTTCCGGAACTGGGGGTGATCCTCCGGCATGTCCTGGGCGCCGGCACTCCTGATCGCCAGCCACTTGCCGAGTTTGTACTGGCCGGCCGGCAGCAGCACGATGCTGAGGAGGACGACCAGCAGCAGGTCGACCCCGAAAAACAGGTGGAAGAACCACGCCGCGGCCAGGTACAGGCCGAACAGGACGCTTCCGACGACTGCCATCCGGAGTTGCAGTCCAGTCTGGTTCATGTGGATCTGGGTTGGAACTCGAGACGGTAAAAATTGGTTGACTCGAGGCAATCGAGGGAATCGACAGCGGTTCCGCCCCGTCCGTTGCTCGCGACAAACCCACACCGGACTGTCGTTCCCCTACTCTTCGGTCTGCCTGCTCTCGAGCAGTGCATACAGCGCGCCAGCAGAAAGCAGTGTCGCAGGAATACCGAATCCGGGGACGGTTTCGTCAGTTTTTGTCGGCGATTGCTCTGTGGGTTCCGTCGTTTCTGTGGGAGTAGGGTCGTCTTCGGTCGGCGTGGCGGTGGGTGTTTGTGTCTCTGCGACTCCCTCGATCAGGTCTTCGGCCTCGGTTGCCAATGACTGTGCGACCTCGAGGGCGTTGTACTGCAACACTCGTTCGGCTTTGTCGAGTTTAGCGCCCGCGCGAACAGCGAGTGGCTCCCTGTCGGTGTCCGTCGCCTCGATCACGGTTCGGATCTCCTCGATCTGTTCGCGTACCGTTTCTTCCGTCGTTTCTGGGGCTCTCTCGTCGAGGACGAGGATGCCCCACACTCGTACAGTTGGCACCTGGAGCGATATCCCATCGTCTGTCGGCTCTACGGAGAGATCGGTGACTCCCTGTGGTGTGTAGTACGTTGCCTCATCAGCAGCCTCGGACAGCGACACTGCGAGATCGTCGAGTCGATCCATCTCGTCGGTTTCGCGGTCGTATTCGTAGTTTACGAGGTGGACGATCGTGGTCCCTGCGTTCGTGAAGACGGACACGCCAACGTCGGTGTCTGTCTCGATCGAGACGTGGGGTGAATCATCGTCGAGTGCCTCTCGGAACCGGTCTGCGCTTTCCCCTGTTCCGTGCTGATTCGGCTCAGTATCCAGCACGGTCGCTCGGTCGGCTTCGTCCAGGTGGGCACGGAGGTCATCTCGTGGTTGGTACTCTTCGGATCGCACCGGTGGTGTTCCTGTAGCGATCACCGTTGTCCCTGTATCGAGTGCAGCAGTAATCGCCTCGGCGTGGCGATCGGAGACGCATTCGACGCCGGGAAGCACGAGGCGGTCGTACGACTGCAGTCGTTCTGTCTGTTCGGGGGCTTCCCAGAGGTCGGGCATATCGAGAATGACGACGTCGTAGGGAACGTGTTGGTTCCGGAGGACGTTTGCGACCTCACCCAGCGCAACCGAATGATCCGCCCGATACGTCCCCCATTCAGGTGTCCGTTGCCACAACAGCGTCGGTAGTGACACGGCAACGACCGTCTCGGAAGCCTCCGTGACGTCGGTGAGGTATGGCTCCATCGCACGAAGGAAATCGGCACACTGGTGGAGTTCATCCGGAATCGTTCCATCCGGCTGCATCCAACTGTTGACTGCTCGGTCCGCATGTGAATTCGGGAGACCAGTCATCGGAAGACTCCGCCTGACCCCGTTGCTGTACGCCTGTGCGACGTGAAACTGCATGAGCGTCGGGTACTGGTCACTGGTCTCCAGTCCGGCAGTCGTTGTGAAGTTCTCGAACATGCGTCCCCAGGCTCGGACTGGTTTTTCGAATCGGCCGGCTGCCCGACCGATTTTCATCGACATATCGTGGGGTCGTTCCGGCGGAACCGTGGGCTGTGTTTCGATCGAGATGACGTCTACGTGATCGGATTTGTAGATACTTGCCGGCGAGAGGTGATTCCATTGGAGACCGAAGCCGAGCCCGAAGACGGTGTATCCGGTGTCACGGGCCGGTGCGCGAGCCACCGCTTCGGAGAAGACGTCGTCGACAAATTCGCGTTGTTCGGTGTGTTGAAACATCGCGTATTCTCGAAAGACGGGATCCGCTGCGGGTGTCGAGGTCTCTGCTGGTGTGACCCCGGCAGCTTCGAAGTAGTCGAGGACGTCGAAGGACGCCGGATCGTCGATTCCGAGTTCCGAACGCCTGTGGTCCGGGAGTGCTGTGAGGTGCTCGCGGAACGCAGTCTGGGCCCACTCCGAGAAATCAAGTCCAGAATGAATCCCCTGGACCGGCGAATCGATCCAGAACTCGGTGGCCCCCCACGCGAGGATTTCTGCGCCCGTTCGTATCAGTCGATCGCGCGTTCCTTCCGCGAACGAGGAGGGATTGATCGTCTCCTGGTCCTCGCCGTGGGGCATCCGCGGCTGCCGGTCGAACGACTCGGCTGCCAGTGCATTCGGGTGCCATACTGTGGATCCATCGGGATACTCCCACCGTTCGTCTTCGGGAAGCTGCTCGTACCAATCCGGGTGGAGCTGGTCCGTATTGATGTAGGCATGCACTCCGAGTGAGAACGGCAGATCGTACGTGTTCGCGACAGATCGGATCTCCCGGTGCCGAGCTGCATACCCCCGACTGTCGGGGCCGTGCCATCCGGTCAAGTCGAGTTCGTTCAGGAGATCCGGGTCGAGTTGCAGGACCGCTCTGATCGCCCGTGTCCGATCCGCGTCGTCCCACCCTCGCTGCTCCTGGAGCGCATGGTTGAGGTGATTGACCATGAGGAAGGCGTCGGCAGTTCCCGTGTGTTGATCGGCTTCGTGGGTCCGGACGGTTTCGGCGGCACGTCCCCCTTCCACAGTCGCCATCGCACCGACCCCGAGTATCCCACAGAGCTGAAGATAATTCCGCCGCAGAATCGCGTC
Coding sequences within:
- a CDS encoding M48 family metalloprotease, producing the protein MNQTGLQLRMAVVGSVLFGLYLAAAWFFHLFFGVDLLLVVLLSIVLLPAGQYKLGKWLAIRSAGAQDMPEDHPQFRKVHQMTESLCRDMDMEKPRLMVAEMGVPNAFATGRKGAGIVVVSTELMQVLEDDELEGVIAHELAHLKNRDTVMMTLGQSIATIVGYAVFFFVQVLGEDNPGSFVVAWIASILANFLVMIFVMAISRYREYVADDTARRYIGSGDPLARALEKISRSAEGRESRIDDSGVNALCIFNADRSTLQRIFSTHPPTEKRIENLRR